Below is a window of Nomascus leucogenys isolate Asia chromosome 16, Asia_NLE_v1, whole genome shotgun sequence DNA.
GGCGTCGATGCGGAAGCAAGGAGCCGAAGGCGGCCGCTAGCCTCCCGCCCGAGCCCAGCGGAAGAGGAGCCGCCGCCCGTGTCCGCTGAGGAGACTCCGCCTCAGCCCGGCGCCGCCACCGCGGGGCGAGTGGGTATGAGGGGACGGAACGAGGACGGCTCCCACGCGTTCGGAAGGCTGGCCTGTGACAGGAAGCGAGGCGCGGCGGCGGCCGGGTTCCTCACCTGTGCCCGAAGTGGGTGGTGGCGGCGGACGGACAGGGGCTCAGCAGTCTCTGGGCGGCGGCGGCAGCAACGGCGAGGCTGAGACTCTGTCCCTGGATCTCGCTGCTCACAGGCTACAGCGGCTCCGCAGACACGGGGTTTCCTCCAATCACCAGCCCCGGCAGCAGGGGCACCACACGCACGATGACGTCAAACGCTGCTATGGCAACCGTTGATTGGTGCCCACAGCGATTCGGGCCCCGCGCAACCGCCGCTCCCCAGCGCTCGTCCTGCCCGCCCGCGCTGGAGGGCGAGCGGAGGCGCGCGCGTTCTCGCCCGCAGCCGCCACTCCTCCCCACCTCGCTCGGCTCCCAGCTCGTCTACGCTTGTCCCGAGTGCACCTAGGGCAGGAGgctgcttttttccttttcctccccaaCGCAAATCCCCCACTCCTCACCTTCCCCTTGGGTACCCGAcgccctctctttccctctcccctgcAGCCTCCGCCGGCCCACTCTTCCTCTCAGCCTGCGGGAAGGCGCTCTCTCCCTACCCCCACCTTAGCTTTCGCTCAGCCCGTCAGCGCCTGCCCCAGTCACTCCCTCTGGAAGGGGCTCCCGTTCAGCAACATCCGGGACCTTTcacatccccccaccccctccccgagGCCCGGCCCGCCCCGCCCTCCGTGCTTCGCGGTAGTAACTGCCCCAGGGCCGTCCCCGGGCAGGATGACAAGGGTGGCTCCGCGGCTCTGGCACTGTGATCAGGACTTGAGGGGTGGGGGCCCTGGGGCGGGGGCAGGGTGCGGTCGCACGGCAAAGgagggttgtgtgtgtggtgcCCTCCCCCCCCGCCCGCCGCTCCTCTTCCCCGGCTGGGCCGACCGGGGCGCGCGGCCCCTCCCGGCCTCCCTCCCGCCGCCGCGGCTTTACCTGCTGGCACGGGGGAAGCGGCCCTAGACCTTTTATGGCTCGGAAACGGGAGTGAGGCGTCCAGCCCCTGAGTGTGGCTGAGTGATGGGGAGGCGTTCCAATCGAGAGCTCGGGATCTGCGCTCGGTGACTGCGCGATGGGACAATGGGTGGGCGTCGAGGTGGGGGCGAGGTGGGCCGGGCCGGGCGGAGCCGGCGGGAGGTGAGGCCTGGAAGGAGGCGCGGCCGCTTTAGGGAAGCCAGAGTTCCGAGGGGAAAAGACAACCTTCTCCGGCGGAGGGCTGGAGCTGGTCCTGTCAGCCTTGACCCGGAGACAGGCAGTCAGGCGTGACCGCACGGACCCGTTTCTCGTAGGCTAGGTTTTCCTACCCAAATAAAGCTTTCACGTGAAGACCTCATACTGCAGTGATTTAACACATGACGATCATTACCTTTTTATCTCCTAGAAGCAAGGTTTGAGGGACGTCGTAGTCCCCAGGGTTCCAGCTGGCGGTGGGAGTGGGCCACAAGCCGGGTGATGAGCCGGGACGCGAGCCcggaagaaggggaaggagaagggcgGAAATTGCAGGTGCTTGAACCAGTAGGGCCTCCGCCCAGTTGACTTCAGGAAGTTCAGAGAGAAACATTCACAGTGTGAATGATCTCTGCCCCTTCCCTCTTTAAATGTATTCGGGCTAAGAAAATATTAGTGCTTGGATGACCTGCAAAACCACTTGGAACAGTCATGGAGAGTGTACGGTTAGCAATGAGAGAGCTTGGAACTCTTCATTTTACCTTTGTGTAAACTCCCCATTGATTCTTCCAACGTTGTCTGTTGAGCTGACCAAAGAGCCTCCGCTTAGTCTCATGTTCTCTACAGAATTTAGTTTCTCAGTAGTAGACACGAAATGATTGAGTCCTCGCTCTTCCAGTACATTGTCCTTCCTACATAATACAGTGGACCACAAGGCTGCTCTACAAATTACTTTTTGCCTGACATGACAGCAGGCATTTAGATAGTACAGACCAGAAAGAGAGTTTCCAGTGACCAGTTCTATTttagtgggttttttgttgttgttttccacaAGTTGCCAAATCACAGACTCATGGTAGGttaaatggatgaacaaattgGAGTTTTATTTCTGAGATGTTAGGGTCAACTAGCTTTTACTCTCAAGTAAATTCTTCTAGGGCGTGACTCACTTAAAATGACTAATATTTcgaaagctatttttttttacagttctttCCAGTTTTGTAGTAGGCACCAGAAATTTGAAAGAGGATACTAAGTTAAAcgtttttttaaatggaaattgatGTTTCTTTAATGTCTCAAATATATGTCTATGTAGAGTATATGCCTTTTGTTTTAGAGGAAGTTAAGGGGTTTCTCCGTATAAATGTGGATTTCAGGAAACAGCTAAGTTAGGCTTTTGCCTTATGCTTTAATAGCAAGGCATTTTTTAGTGCAATAGGCACTGTTAGGTTTTACATACTCAAGTCAACGTGTCTGAACAATAAAGATATAATGAAGCTGCAAGAAAGGAACGAGATGTTATGAAAGCCCTGAGGAAAAGATCTTTTAAGAAATAAGGAATAACCTATGGCATACAGAGCAGAATACATAGAACCTATGAACCCTGGGAATGTTGCTGGAGACTTTCACTAATACCCTGACCTGCATTTTCTTCAATGTGCAACTCTGACTTCACTCAAGTTAGTTAACTTCTATGTGCTTTGATAGCCACggcaataaaatactggcaacaaAAACGCTTAACTCATCAGGTGATGCTGAGGATTAAACgaatatacacatacgtatatttCTTACACAGAGTAACCTAGCTATTATTCATTTGTAAATGGATATATCTGATTGATATCTCTAGTGTTCAAAGGattgtaaagataaaatgaaactattttctttttgatttttaggaAACTTTAGTAGCAGAAAGAAACCATATTttttaagtatcttttaaaagtagaaatgcCTATTTGTGTTTCTCAGTGCCAATGAGACATGAGTGATGAGAGTGAATATTGATTCATTCATCCACATGGGACTGCAATGATCTCTTCAGAGCTATACATCAATATATAATGCTAtacattaaaatgagaaaaaggccaggcacagtggttcattctcgttatctcagcactttgggaggcaggcagatggctcgAGTCCAgaggctcaagaccagcctgggcaacatggcaagaccccttctctacaaaaaatacaaaaagtagctgggcatggtggcatgtgcctgcggtcccagccactggggaggctgaggtaggaggatcatttgagcccagaagggaGAGGCTGCTgttagctgtgattgtgccactacactacagcctgggcaacaaagtgagaccctgtctcaaaaatgaaacacTAAAATGGGAAAAGAGTTTAAGTGAATTAGCACAAGTCCACCACTCCAATTGGGAAAACATCTCCAAGGATGGACTCTATTGATGATGTGGCAGTTATATGATATTTTAAGTATAATCACAATTCTGTCAGGCTATAATTTCACTTCACCgtgttttatttggagaaatcCAACATATTGCAGAAGGTTTTGCAGCAGAACAGGGACTAAATCTTGGTTTGTCATTCagaactgtgtgaccttaggttTCTGAAGTGGACATACTAATTTCTAATCCCATTAGGTTGTTGCAATGATTTCATGAGAAAGTAAGGAAAGGGCTACCTACATGTAGTACACCAGATCATGTATCTCTGTTGTTGAAATAATCTGCAGTTAGTGGCAGAGACAAGCTAGCTATTCACCAAACCCATTTTTCTCCGCTTGCTGCCCCAGTTGGACTCCATTGCCCATTCTCCTTTGCAATTACATGTGGCCATGTTACTGAGTGGTAGCTAATGGAGTATGACTGCAGGCATGTGCTCCACTTGCAGGCCTGGCCCATAAAAATCTCCCTGTTTGAATGTTCATTCCAGCCCTGTTTTTCCAGCTGAATGGAGAGAATTCCCAGGCCTTAGAGGAGAGTGAGGTCATAAAATGAAGACAGCCTGGGTCCCTGGAAGCCTATGAAAGCCTGCCCCAATCATTTTGGAGTTTACTGAGGGATAACTTCTATTTTTAGGCCACCGCAATTGAGGGCTTATCTGTTAAAACAGCACTGTAATATCTGTGAAAGTAATTGGCAAATCTAAAATACGGGAAAGATTGttcttaaatgaaagaaaaggggaagaaaaatgagaGTAAGGAAAGGGAAACTCATCTTTTGATAAAAGGCAGTTGAAAGAAAtacaggccaagtgcagtggctcacgcttgtaatcccaggtcttttggaggctgaggtggatggatcacttgagcccaggagttggagatcagcctgggcaacatggtgaaaccccgtcaatataaaaaatacacaaaattagctgggtgtatgtgcctgtaaatccagctacctggggg
It encodes the following:
- the YWHAZ gene encoding 14-3-3 protein zeta/delta isoform X2 — translated: MFLSELPEVNWAEALLVQAPAISALLLPLLPGSRPGSSPGLWPTPTASWNPGDYDVPQTLLLGDKKASPPAGSARPGPPRPHLDAHPLSHRAVTERRSRALDWNASPSLSHTQGLDASLPFPSHKRSRAASPVPAGALGTSVDELGAERGGEEWRLRARTRAPPLALQRGRAGRALGSGGCAGPESLWAPINGCHSSV